TCACTTACCATCTCCTTCACTTTGCAGCACTTTGAGGATGGCAAGGAAGATCAtcaccaacaccagggagcgATGGAGGCAGCAAAATGTTAACAGTGCCTTCGCCAAGCTGAGGAAACTCATTCCCACCCACCCACCAGACAAAAAACTGAGCAAGAATGAGACACTCCGGTTAGCTATGAGATACATCAACTTCCTTGTCAAGATCCTGGGGGAGCCTGGCCTGCAGCAGACAGCAGTAGCAGCGCGGGGCAGCATCCTGGAGTTCTTCCAGCAAGCCCCACACTTGCAAAGCATGGAGGAGCTGACTCTGATAGAAAACTGTGGAGTCTCATCTCCTGGCATGAGCAGCAACATCGTAGAGTGTTGGTCAGAGACATCATTTCCCTAGCAGACTTGGTGTTAGTCTGACAGACCTGCTCTTTCTGCAGAATCTATGGGTTTCTTCTCTAGTTACAGTGATTATTTATTATTGGTTTATTTGGTATATTTTTATCTAATAGGAAAGAAAATCCTTGGTCAGCCAACAACCTGCAAGACTGGACAGAGAACTTGCAGCCCCTGGGAACCTGGAATGACTTACTGCTGCCACAGCAGAGTCCAACACAGAAGGGCCTTCTGCCCTGATGTCCTCCATAAATCAGGCCATAGAAATTCATCCAGTGTTTCTGGCATGGAAGCAGATTATTCTTTCATGAGGAAACTCTGCTGAGCTCAAGAATGATGACTGCACCACAAAATTTGTCCAAGACAGACATCTGGCCTCAGTAGTGAAAGATTTTGAGAGATGCAACGTTTGCCACAGTTCTCCAATAGTGGTTCCAGGGGCTGACTACATTGACTCTTCAGACTGTGGATCTTAtttccagctctttttttttttttaaatacaagccCTAGCCCTTGAACCTGGCTGCATCTTTCTCCATCATAATGGAGAGATCACTAGTGTCAGAgcaaaatgctattaaaaaatttaaacataaggttgaaagaaaaatgtcaatttACAATAAAAGTAGACAGTCATAGATGAGTTTCAGTGGTAAACCTCCTCTGTAGCAGTGACAGTGTGCAAGGCAAGAAAGTTGATCAGCAACGTTCCAGCTGCCTTAAAGGTTGTCAGATTGTTAGCTAAGTATCTTTGTTCTTCAACAGCTATAGATAGCTATGGGTGTAGGTCTTCTTTTGGGAGGGAGGTCCTAGGTGAAAGGCATTAATGAGGCACTGTGAAAACCTTCAGGAAATGTCAGTGAGCAGTGCCCCTCCTATGCCAGAgtgcagaaggagctgcagCGTGTCTGGGCCTGGCAGAAGATTGCTGGGCATGCACCGCTGCTGGACTGCAGTGCCCCTCCGGCATTAAGCTCCTGAACAGCTCTGCTTTTGCTCCTTCAGGGAGCAGAACTGAGCTGCACTCAGCTTTGCTGTCACCTGTAACACCCTGGTGCTATGATGCCGGGCTGAGTGAAGCTGGGTTGATGTCTGG
The Columba livia isolate bColLiv1 breed racing homer chromosome Z, bColLiv1.pat.W.v2, whole genome shotgun sequence genome window above contains:
- the TAL2 gene encoding T-cell acute lymphocytic leukemia protein 2, translated to MARKIITNTRERWRQQNVNSAFAKLRKLIPTHPPDKKLSKNETLRLAMRYINFLVKILGEPGLQQTAVAARGSILEFFQQAPHLQSMEELTLIENCGVSSPGMSSNIVECWSETSFP